From Micromonospora sp. NBC_01699, a single genomic window includes:
- a CDS encoding putative protein N(5)-glutamine methyltransferase, whose amino-acid sequence MSTSHSTPAPYRATIIRTLRAAGCVFAEDEAQLLIDAAPDRATLRSMVRRRVVGLPLEHIVGWADFCGLRIEVDPGVFVPRRRTELLAYRAVALTPPAATIVDLACGSGALGRVIADRVDGVSLHAADIEPAAVRCARRNLEPVGGRVYTGDLYEPLPDALRGRVDVLVANVPYVPSAAVDLLPPEARIHEPLVALDGGLDGLDVLRRVAVGAQDWLAPGGHLLLETGVDQVDAALAALAGAGLTPAVTGDEELHATVVIGRR is encoded by the coding sequence ATGTCGACTTCCCATTCCACCCCGGCGCCGTACCGGGCCACCATCATCCGTACGCTGCGCGCCGCCGGCTGTGTGTTCGCCGAGGACGAGGCGCAACTACTCATCGACGCCGCTCCCGACCGGGCCACCCTGCGGTCGATGGTGCGACGGCGGGTCGTCGGCCTGCCGCTGGAACACATCGTCGGCTGGGCCGACTTCTGCGGACTGCGCATCGAGGTCGACCCGGGGGTGTTCGTCCCGCGCCGACGCACCGAACTGCTCGCGTACCGGGCGGTGGCCCTCACCCCACCGGCGGCGACCATCGTGGACCTCGCCTGCGGCTCGGGTGCGCTGGGCCGGGTGATCGCGGACCGGGTCGACGGCGTCTCGCTGCACGCGGCGGACATCGAGCCGGCCGCCGTACGCTGCGCCCGGCGCAACCTGGAGCCGGTCGGCGGCCGGGTCTACACCGGTGACCTGTACGAGCCGTTGCCGGACGCGCTGCGCGGCCGGGTCGACGTGCTGGTCGCGAACGTCCCGTACGTGCCCAGCGCGGCGGTCGACCTGCTGCCGCCGGAGGCGCGCATCCACGAGCCACTGGTCGCGCTCGACGGTGGGCTCGACGGCCTCGACGTGCTGCGCCGGGTCGCCGTCGGCGCCCAGGACTGGCTCGCCCCGGGCGGGCACCTGCTGCTGGAGACCGGTGTGGACCAGGTCGACGCCGCGCTCGCCGCGCTCGCCGGAGCCGGGCTCACCCCCGCCGTGACCGGCGACGAGGAACTGCACGCCACGGTGGTCATCGGCCGCCGCTGA
- a CDS encoding acetylxylan esterase: MLVDWPLDRLRDYLPARTEPADFDDFWTETLAQARAIGTPPRFDPYDAGLATVRVYDVTFAGFAGQPVRGWFLVPRDATGPLPCVVEYLGYGRGRGLPHEWLTWSAAGYAHLVMDTRGQGSNGSLAGDTADPDPAGGPQTPGFMTRGIADPVHYYYRRVFTDAVRAVDAARSHPLVDPERVVVAGISQGGGIAIAAGGLVDGLAGVMPDVPFLCHHRRATEITDAQPYGELVTYLKTHRHSVERVFTTLSYFDGVNLAARASAPALFSVALMDAICPPSTVFAAYNHYAGASKEIGVWPYNGHEGGAAFQQREQLRWLRDLLGAGAPAA, from the coding sequence ATGCTGGTCGACTGGCCCCTGGACCGCCTGCGTGACTACCTGCCCGCCCGTACCGAGCCGGCGGACTTCGACGACTTCTGGACCGAGACCCTGGCGCAGGCGCGGGCGATCGGGACCCCGCCCCGGTTCGACCCGTACGACGCCGGACTGGCCACCGTACGGGTGTACGACGTGACGTTCGCCGGCTTCGCCGGGCAACCCGTACGCGGTTGGTTCCTGGTCCCCCGGGACGCGACCGGCCCACTGCCGTGCGTGGTCGAGTACCTCGGCTACGGCCGTGGTCGCGGGCTGCCGCACGAGTGGCTGACCTGGAGCGCGGCCGGTTACGCGCACCTGGTGATGGACACCCGGGGGCAGGGCAGCAACGGCTCCCTGGCGGGCGACACCGCCGACCCGGACCCGGCCGGCGGGCCGCAGACCCCCGGTTTCATGACCCGGGGCATCGCCGACCCCGTGCACTACTACTACCGGCGGGTCTTCACCGACGCGGTCCGGGCGGTCGACGCCGCCCGGTCGCATCCGCTGGTCGACCCGGAGCGGGTGGTGGTCGCCGGGATCAGCCAGGGCGGCGGCATCGCCATCGCGGCCGGCGGCCTGGTCGACGGGTTGGCCGGGGTGATGCCGGACGTGCCGTTCCTCTGCCACCACCGCCGGGCCACCGAGATCACCGACGCCCAGCCGTACGGCGAACTGGTCACCTACCTGAAGACGCACCGGCACAGTGTCGAGCGGGTGTTCACCACGCTGAGCTACTTCGACGGGGTGAACCTCGCCGCGCGGGCCAGCGCCCCGGCGCTGTTCTCGGTCGCGCTGATGGACGCCATCTGCCCGCCGTCGACGGTCTTCGCCGCGTACAACCACTATGCCGGGGCGTCGAAGGAGATCGGCGTGTGGCCGTACAACGGTCACGAGGGCGGCGCCGCCTTCCAGCAGCGGGAGCAGCTTCGCTGGCTGCGTGACCTGCTCGGTGCCGGGGCGCCTGCGGCGTGA
- a CDS encoding discoidin domain-containing protein, whose translation MHSNIGGLRRRTAVAALTAGVVALTSFVPGVAVAAPAGGPAPAGDVGAQVAWNLLYSEDFSTPVNPGNAPWVRETYANPFDTIMDDSGQWYRNDYGADWTTAFNSFNTYRKEFPVGQNGWLTASLSARDWDKNGVIEAPPSITTQAQGGGNVAVLNVPDHTGGAIFRPTNKLPSQYRVEYKLKTIDFGGKRNGSIEYGGRVNGYSTTGCKTQHPWGEGSNSPGWSGDASAPYCEWQDVRSGPYGYNGFHFLSIVDFANPAPRNNHFWHYRRKVLMDSFSQHPDRVGSGTGGRVCNSNTNQYYNYRDGNFNTVNMWISGLPNWNPGPGGLAGNSQWFMTNCSGGVAEQQLSSAAEIQPELMPNEFYTFAIERDATGYVLEASGNFARVGQKTIRLHRPFIVNNAPIWHYNTEPGEYDGRYNNNLVQNDNNGSTTWANQWPSGSAYPDYFVIGDLYTNVYEGSASLTDIRLYTPAPPTGTNLALNKPATADSQCAAAEAPAKAVNGTWTAGNADKWCSLGISKWLRVDLASNQQVGRLVVRHSGAGGEKPAWNTRDFDLQTSTNGTTWSTVATVRGNTANVTTHTFTPVTARYVRVNVLTPTSDSDRAARIFELEAYAS comes from the coding sequence ATGCACAGCAACATCGGCGGTCTGCGCCGCCGGACGGCCGTCGCCGCGTTGACCGCGGGCGTCGTGGCGCTGACCTCGTTCGTACCCGGTGTGGCCGTCGCCGCCCCGGCCGGCGGTCCGGCTCCGGCCGGCGACGTCGGCGCCCAGGTCGCCTGGAACCTGCTCTACTCCGAGGACTTCTCCACCCCGGTCAACCCCGGCAACGCGCCCTGGGTACGGGAGACCTACGCCAACCCGTTCGACACCATCATGGACGACTCCGGGCAGTGGTACCGCAACGACTACGGGGCGGACTGGACCACCGCGTTCAACTCCTTCAACACCTACCGCAAGGAGTTCCCGGTCGGGCAGAACGGCTGGTTGACCGCCTCCCTGTCGGCCCGCGACTGGGACAAGAACGGGGTCATCGAGGCGCCGCCGTCGATCACCACCCAGGCACAGGGCGGCGGCAACGTGGCGGTGCTGAACGTGCCCGACCACACCGGCGGGGCGATCTTCCGGCCGACCAACAAGCTGCCGTCGCAGTACCGGGTCGAGTACAAGCTGAAGACCATCGACTTCGGCGGCAAGCGCAACGGCTCGATCGAGTACGGCGGCCGGGTCAACGGGTACAGCACCACGGGCTGCAAGACCCAGCACCCGTGGGGCGAGGGCTCGAACAGCCCCGGCTGGTCCGGTGACGCCTCCGCGCCCTACTGCGAGTGGCAGGACGTCCGCTCCGGCCCGTACGGCTACAACGGCTTCCACTTCCTGTCGATCGTCGACTTCGCCAACCCGGCGCCCCGGAACAACCACTTCTGGCACTACCGCCGCAAGGTGCTGATGGACTCGTTCTCCCAGCACCCAGACCGGGTCGGCAGCGGCACCGGCGGCCGGGTCTGCAACTCCAACACCAACCAGTACTACAACTACCGGGACGGCAACTTCAACACGGTCAACATGTGGATCAGCGGCCTGCCGAACTGGAACCCCGGACCGGGCGGACTCGCCGGCAACTCGCAGTGGTTCATGACCAACTGCTCCGGCGGCGTCGCCGAACAGCAGCTCTCCTCGGCCGCCGAAATCCAGCCCGAGCTGATGCCGAACGAGTTCTACACCTTCGCCATCGAGCGCGACGCCACCGGCTACGTCCTGGAGGCCAGCGGCAACTTCGCCCGGGTCGGGCAGAAGACGATCCGCCTCCACCGCCCGTTCATCGTCAACAACGCCCCGATCTGGCACTACAACACCGAACCCGGCGAGTACGACGGGCGCTACAACAACAACCTGGTGCAGAACGACAACAACGGCAGCACCACCTGGGCGAACCAGTGGCCGTCCGGGTCGGCGTACCCGGACTACTTCGTCATCGGCGACCTCTACACCAACGTGTACGAGGGCAGCGCCAGCCTGACCGACATCCGCCTCTACACCCCGGCGCCGCCGACCGGCACCAACCTGGCGCTGAACAAGCCGGCCACCGCCGACAGCCAGTGCGCGGCGGCCGAGGCACCGGCCAAGGCGGTCAACGGGACCTGGACCGCCGGCAACGCCGACAAGTGGTGCTCGCTCGGCATCTCCAAGTGGCTCCGGGTGGACCTTGCGTCCAACCAGCAGGTGGGCCGGCTCGTGGTCCGGCACTCCGGTGCCGGGGGCGAGAAACCGGCCTGGAACACCCGTGACTTCGACCTCCAGACCAGCACCAACGGCACCACCTGGAGCACGGTCGCGACCGTACGCGGCAACACCGCCAACGTCACCACGCACACCTTCACCCCGGTCACCGCCCGGTACGTTCGGGTGAACGTCCTGACGCCGACCAGCGACAGTGACCGGGCGGCTCGGATCTTCGAGCTGGAGGCGTACGCGAGCTGA
- a CDS encoding SDR family NAD(P)-dependent oxidoreductase, with protein MRTIVISGGTDGMGRALASTYLGRGDNVVIVGRDPAKGAAFLAGADRDGAGSRAQFIRADLSLVAENRRVVAEIAASRPVVDVLVFCARHYRSNRTETAEGLEGTFALDYLSRYLLGHGLVEQLERAVRPVVVNVSGPGIAKPEIRWDDPGLAGDYDGFTAQFQAGRANDLLGIAFAAVYPASRTRYVLLHPGGVATSLSGDYDEVTAAQVEAMRRSARPVGEGIVPIVAVIDAPPAEPVSAFMRERRIDLSPGSADADAEAATRLHRLTGRLLSALPGDATG; from the coding sequence GTGCGCACCATCGTGATCTCCGGCGGCACCGACGGCATGGGGCGGGCGCTCGCCTCGACCTACCTCGGGCGCGGCGACAACGTTGTCATCGTGGGCCGCGACCCGGCGAAGGGTGCGGCGTTCCTGGCCGGCGCCGACCGGGACGGTGCCGGGTCGCGGGCACAGTTCATCCGGGCCGACCTGAGCCTGGTGGCGGAGAACCGGCGGGTCGTCGCAGAGATCGCGGCGAGCCGGCCGGTGGTCGACGTACTCGTCTTCTGCGCTCGGCACTACCGGTCGAACCGGACGGAGACGGCCGAGGGGCTGGAGGGAACGTTCGCGTTGGACTACCTGAGCCGGTACCTGCTCGGTCACGGCCTGGTGGAGCAGTTGGAACGGGCGGTGAGGCCGGTCGTGGTGAACGTCTCCGGGCCGGGGATCGCGAAGCCGGAGATCCGCTGGGATGATCCGGGGCTGGCCGGCGACTACGACGGGTTCACCGCACAGTTCCAGGCCGGCCGGGCGAACGACCTGCTCGGCATCGCCTTCGCGGCGGTGTACCCGGCGAGCCGTACGCGATATGTGTTGCTCCATCCCGGCGGCGTCGCGACCAGCCTTTCCGGCGACTACGACGAGGTCACGGCCGCCCAGGTCGAGGCGATGCGGCGCTCGGCCAGGCCGGTGGGCGAGGGCATCGTGCCGATCGTCGCCGTCATCGACGCACCGCCGGCCGAACCGGTGTCCGCGTTCATGCGGGAACGCCGGATCGACCTGTCGCCGGGATCGGCCGACGCCGACGCCGAGGCGGCGACGCGACTGCACCGGCTCACCGGCCGACTGCTGTCCGCCCTGCCGGGCGACGCGACGGGCTAG
- a CDS encoding TetR/AcrR family transcriptional regulator translates to MSTARVSIAAGQDAPRGRIDKRQAILDAAIAVFARQGYAQSCVQEIAAEAGVAKPTVYNHLHDKETLFRHAMEAAANRAMAENLAIVERLADQGTDLRASLDEFGYQLLRCHCDDRSWALRRLLNAEVNRFPDLIDIVHGTGANRVAEALADRLARLTLAGRLSAADPVEAAEQLLALLTGPMDSRARLGTRPVPEGELRAVAVAAVNTFLRSYGDVRA, encoded by the coding sequence GTGAGCACAGCAAGGGTCTCGATCGCAGCGGGGCAGGACGCCCCACGGGGACGCATCGACAAACGTCAGGCGATCCTGGACGCGGCGATCGCGGTGTTCGCCCGGCAGGGCTACGCCCAGTCCTGCGTACAGGAGATCGCGGCCGAGGCCGGGGTCGCCAAGCCGACCGTCTACAACCACCTGCACGACAAGGAGACCCTGTTCCGGCACGCGATGGAAGCCGCCGCCAACCGCGCCATGGCCGAGAACCTGGCGATCGTCGAACGGCTCGCCGATCAGGGCACGGACCTACGGGCCAGCCTGGACGAGTTCGGTTACCAGCTGCTGCGGTGCCACTGCGACGACCGGTCCTGGGCGCTGCGGCGCCTGCTCAACGCCGAGGTCAACCGGTTCCCGGACCTGATCGACATCGTCCACGGCACCGGGGCGAACCGGGTCGCCGAGGCGCTGGCCGACCGGCTGGCGCGGCTCACACTCGCCGGGCGCCTGTCCGCCGCCGACCCGGTCGAGGCGGCCGAACAGCTCCTCGCCCTGCTCACCGGCCCGATGGACAGCCGAGCCCGGCTCGGCACCCGGCCCGTTCCGGAGGGTGAACTGCGCGCGGTCGCGGTGGCGGCGGTCAACACGTTCCTGCGCTCGTACGGCGACGTCCGGGCGTAG